The following proteins come from a genomic window of Caloenas nicobarica isolate bCalNic1 chromosome 6, bCalNic1.hap1, whole genome shotgun sequence:
- the LOC135990493 gene encoding baculoviral IAP repeat-containing protein 5.1-like, translating into MEMFLKELGLASKILSDFQDMYEYENRLKTFTNWPFTENCKCTPENMAKAGFVHCPNANRPDVAKCFFCLIELESWEPNDDPWEEHAKRHSCGFLSLTKHLDDLTMEEYYMLEMTRLRTFLCKTGRSIINAFEEEVAATRQRLVENFVSEHQYPPPPPPALLHAAPFAQHSESSHCQSKTIQEK; encoded by the exons ATGGAGATGTTCTTGAAAGAGCTTGGGTTGGCTTCTAAGATCTTGAGTGATTTTCAGGATATGTATGAATATGAGAACCGTTTAAAAACCTTCACAAACTGGCCTTTTACAGAGAACTGCAAATGCACTCCAGAGAAT ATGGCAAAGGCGGGTTTTGTCCACTGTCCAAATGCAAACAGACCAGATGTggcaaaatgtttcttttgcttgATAGAACTGGAGAGCTGGGAACCAAACGATGACCCATG GGAGGAACACGCCAAACGTCATAGCTGTGGCTTTTTGTCCCTTACTAAGCACTTGGATGACCTGACAATGGAGGAGTACTACATGCTGGAGATGACACGGCTGAGAACCTTCCTT tgCAAAACTGGCAGAAGCATAATAAATGCTTTTGAAGAAGAAGTTGCTGCAACTCGGCAGCGTCTTGTGGAGAACTTTGTCTCTGAGCATCAGtatccaccaccaccaccaccagcgCTGCTCCATGCTGCTCCATTTGCCCAACATTCTGAAAGCTCACACTGCCAGTCAAAAACCATCCAAGAGAAGTGA